The DNA segment CGGTGCCTGCACAATATGGAGATCTCGTTTATACTTCACCTGTTAAGGAAGAGAACTCAAGCCTGATGCGCCTCGGCACAAACCCGTGGACCTGTTCGTGGTGCCGCAAGAGGCCACCACGGTGGGGAAACGCAACATTACAGCAAACATCACATTCAAACAAAGCACTACAATTGGGAACCAACGAGTCGGCGAGATCAGGGTGCTGTTTTCGCACGTGCCGCCTCCGTGCACTTTCAAACGTGAACGCAGCATTGCACACCGGACATAGATACTTATCTTGTTCAGCGGAGCCCGCAGCAAGGCATTCCGCGCTGCTTGAACTTTGGTTTTCCATCTTGGCGATAGAAACAGCGGCCGGGTAAGAGAAAATCTGCTCACGGAGATCGTTCGGTGACCAGCTAGGATCAATGGCGATGAGCCAAGTCCTTGACAAGGCAATTAGCATGGTCACGTGGTAAACGCATTTACCACCGCGCCGACGGTAAATGTAATTGAACTATagtctaaaaaaataactaaaGGTTGAAATAAGGTTGAAATAAGGTTTAAAAGTTTATAATTAGGCACGTTTGTGGAAGCTTATTATTAAGCAAAAcacaacaggcacaaaaaaacaGGGACGGCTGGGGATATCCCCAACCAACGCCAGGAGGCGCTGCCCCAACCAACGCCTCCTCTATTTTCAGTGCCCGGCAATTCACGCTCTCAGCGCCGTCGCGTCTCCGTTCACGTAGCGCGCTTGGCAGCCGCGAGGAGGCGCCACGTAAACAGGGTTTGTTTATCACCCGATGGCTCGCGTGATTTGGCCATTTGGGATTTGGCGACGTGCTTTGCTGCGTTGAAACATGTGCTTTTGCGACACGTCTCGCTCCGTCTGACATGGCGTACTGTTGCGTGCCTTTGTGCAAGTCGGATGAAAAAAAGAAGACTCGGGGACTATCGTTTCATGAATTTCCATCAGACTTGGCATTGAGGGAGAAGTGGATTGCTGCAGTTCGACGCGATGGTTGGAAACCGAACGACAGGTCGTGCTACACAAAGGTTTGCAGCCGGCACTTCAAGAAGGAAGATTTCATTGAAGGCAAAAGATGTCGACTGAAGAAAGGTAGTGTACCTTCCGTTTTTGATGACTTCTCTCATCATTTGCAATCGAAGGCAACACGAGACAGGAGCACAGCAAGCATAGAGAAACGAGCCCAGTTTACGTTTTCGCTGTCGACGAACGCTTCGGCCGCCACCGCATCAACCTCTGCCTTGCTACCGTCCGTAACTTCGGCCGAACCACCTACTGAGGAAGGTGCTCTAATGGACACAACACCTGTCAGTGAACCCGCGGACCACTCTTATGTGAAGAGTAATATGAGCAATCGAGGCGTCCAGGTCGACTGCAGAGCACCAACAAGTCTACTGACAACAGAAAGAGCGAagtggaaaagaaaagagaaagaccTAAGAAGCCAAATTTTGCGACTGACACAGACAGTTGATAAGTACAAGCAGCTGCTAAAGGAGCTTAAGGAGGGCTCGCTCGCTACGGATCTTTCTTACATACGGCAGAAAGCAACGGAAAATGAGTCTTCTGCTTTAATTTTGATTGATCAGGTGAGAAATTTTAGGAAGAAACGACCAACATGGTCTGAAGAAATGACCCGTAAATGTGTTGTGCTGAGACACCTTTCTACAAGAGCGTATGAATACATGCGGGGCCATGGAATTTTCAAACTACCTGGCAGAAAGGCACTGTCCGCATACATTGGAATACAGAACAGTGAAACAGGCTTCACAGAACTGGTTGAAGCTCGCCTCAAAGCAGAGCTTGAAAATCTCAAGGTGCCTCAGTCAAGAATGTGTTCCCTCATCATTGACGAGATGCGTATTAAAGAGAAGCTGCAGTACAATAAGCAACAAGACTGTTTTGTGGGGCAGGCAGACATGAGCTCGCCGAATGCTAGCAGTGACCTTGTGTTAGCGAACtcctttttgtgttttgtgatCAGTGGACTTTCATCCTCGTACAGGATTCCTGTTGGTTACTTCTTTACAAAGGGTTTAACCGGTACCCCGCTTCATGCGCTTACGGTTTTCATAATGAAGAAAGTTGAGTCTTGCGGTTTTCATATTATCAAACTTTCCACTGACAACCACAAGGTAAATGTACAAGCCATGAGACTTCTAGGGAACGGCATCGTTACCTACAGAACTGACCATCCATGTGACCCGGATAGGCCACTGTTCATGAGCTTTGACCCCTGCCATATGCTAAAAAATGTGCGGTCTCAATTTTTGGCACACAACATCGGACCCAAAGGAGAAATTTCGGCGTCATATCTGAAAGATGTGTATGAGCTCCAAAAGAATTTGATTGTGAAGCCGGTGCGTTACCTCAGTCGGAAACATGTTTTTCCTAATAACATAGAAAAAATGAACGTGGTGAGGGCTATTCAACTCATATCTCCTGCGGTAACGGCTGTTTTGCAACATCTTCAGGAACAAGCTGGTCACACTTGTCATATTTCATTCGCAAGTGCAGGCCCGACCATCACTTTTATGGAGAACTTCTATCGCTGGTTTGTTCTCCACGACACCAGTAATACAGTTCAACATCTGCGCCAGAGGTTCCCATATGTTAAGCAGTACGACACCACAGAAGATGCCCGGCTTGAGTGGCTAGAGGTCACAATGCCAATGTATCTGCATGAACTGAAAACAAGGTGCACCCATCCTCGTGAGTTTCTGACAAAGGAGACATACGAGGCATTCTTGACCACTACGTACAGCACTGTGGCTTGCATAAAACACCTGTTGAGGGCTGAAAAATTTGCATTTGTATTGACACGGAAGTTCAACAATGACCCGATAGAGTCTCTATTTGGAACACTGAGAAGGTCAGCTGGGTGCGGTGATGCACTAGATGTTCGTGCTGCCCTTTCAGGGCTTCAGAAAGTGCTGAAAATTGGAATAGCTGCATCCAATCCACTTTCGAATGTGGCACACAGTGAGCCGGCCGTCATGTCAATAACTGTATCACCTGAGAAGCCAGAAACATCTGTTAAACCTCATTCGCAACTGGGAAGAGCTGCTCTGAATGTTCTTCAAAGACTCAACACTACTGTTTTGCCTGTATACATGCTTTCCCTGCAGATATCTGCGACCGTATATGTTGGTGGCTATATTGTCCGCGTCATCAGTGAGCAGATAAACTGCGAGAACTGTGTGGCAATCGCATCCAAGCCACTAACAAACCAGCCATTGCAGACGTTCACTCGCAGCCAGGACCGTGGGGGACTTTTATATCCCTCTGACCAGCTGCTTTTTGTCCTGGACATCTTGCGTGTTTTCTCTGAGCAAGCCCTGAAGGAAAATCCAGCTCTTCCGAGACCCATGACTAGCTTGGTGGCACACGCTGTTCCAGCTCTGTGTGCCTCAAAGTTGTTGCAATGTAAAGAGAATGACATGATGCACCGACAGAAGCTGATGGAACTTATTGCAGTGCGTTTTGTGAGGCCTCTCCTTGCAAACTATGCATTTAGCATCACAGACAAGCACGATGCTTACAAGTACTTTGCTCAAAAGCCACTTTCAAGAAAGAGTCTAAAACTGCGATAAGCAGTGTAACACCTTCAGGTGCTCTTTGCACATTTGTGCACATAAAGTTAAAAAGCGA comes from the Amblyomma americanum isolate KBUSLIRL-KWMA chromosome 1, ASM5285725v1, whole genome shotgun sequence genome and includes:
- the LOC144116274 gene encoding uncharacterized protein LOC144116274, producing the protein MLIALSRTWLIAIDPSWSPNDLREQIFSYPAAVSIAKMENQSSSSAECLAAGSAEQDKYLCPVCNAAFTFESARRRHVRKQHPDLADSLVPNCSALFECDVCCNVAFPHRGGLLRHHEQVHGFVPRRIRLEFSSLTDFESWKDHEEKTELVHFVLSEGTKHLTSGGTKKYLVCHRSGLYVKTGRE
- the LOC144116272 gene encoding uncharacterized protein LOC144116272, with the translated sequence MAYCCVPLCKSDEKKKTRGLSFHEFPSDLALREKWIAAVRRDGWKPNDRSCYTKVCSRHFKKEDFIEGKRCRLKKGSVPSVFDDFSHHLQSKATRDRSTASIEKRAQFTFSLSTNASAATASTSALLPSVTSAEPPTEEGALMDTTPVSEPADHSYVKSNMSNRGVQVDCRAPTSLLTTERAKWKRKEKDLRSQILRLTQTVDKYKQLLKELKEGSLATDLSYIRQKATENESSALILIDQVRNFRKKRPTWSEEMTRKCVVLRHLSTRAYEYMRGHGIFKLPGRKALSAYIGIQNSETGFTELVEARLKAELENLKVPQSRMCSLIIDEMRIKEKLQYNKQQDCFVGQADMSSPNASSDLVLANSFLCFVISGLSSSYRIPVGYFFTKGLTGTPLHALTVFIMKKVESCGFHIIKLSTDNHKVNVQAMRLLGNGIVTYRTDHPCDPDRPLFMSFDPCHMLKNVRSQFLAHNIGPKGEISASYLKDVYELQKNLIVKPVRYLSRKHVFPNNIEKMNVVRAIQLISPAVTAVLQHLQEQAGHTCHISFASAGPTITFMENFYRWFVLHDTSNTVQHLRQRFPYVKQYDTTEDARLEWLEVTMPMYLHELKTRCTHPREFLTKETYEAFLTTTYSTVACIKHLLRAEKFAFVLTRKFNNDPIESLFGTLRRSAGCGDALDVRAALSGLQKVLKIGIAASNPLSNVAHSEPAVMSITVSPEKPETSVKPHSQLGRAALNVLQRLNTTVLPVYMLSLQISATVYVGGYIVRVISEQINCENCVAIASKPLTNQPLQTFTRSQDRGGLLYPSDQLLFVLDILRVFSEQALKENPALPRPMTSLVAHAVPALCASKLLQCKENDMMHRQKLMELIAVRFVRPLLANYAFSITDKHDAYKYFAQKPLSRKSLKLR